The following proteins come from a genomic window of Dermacentor albipictus isolate Rhodes 1998 colony chromosome 8, USDA_Dalb.pri_finalv2, whole genome shotgun sequence:
- the LOC135916312 gene encoding ctenidin-1-like: MKTTTLLLLMVALVASSVNAGYHYGGYGGGGYGGGGYGGGGYGGGGGGYGRGHGGYGKVIVLHGHGGYGGGGYGGGYGGGYGGGYGGHGWW; this comes from the coding sequence ACTCTCCTGCTGTTGATGGTAGCTCTCGTAGCATCGTCCGTCAACGCGGGCTACCACTACGGAGGCTACGGCGGTGGAGGCTACGGAGGCGGAGGCTATGGCGGTGGAGGTtacggcggcggtggcggtggttACGGTCGCGGTCATGGCGGATATGGCAAGGTCATCGTCCTTCACGGTCATGGTGGATACGGCGGCGGTGGTTACGGTGGCGGATACGGAGGTGGATATGGCGGGGGTTACGGTGGGCACGGGTGGTGGTAG